From Rhinatrema bivittatum chromosome 5, aRhiBiv1.1, whole genome shotgun sequence, the proteins below share one genomic window:
- the OLIG1 gene encoding oligodendrocyte transcription factor 1: MLRLGHEEAQLGPDRSELAAASSYSQGFSEQEQPGAAMNAPGPGGQQLLRSKINSRERRRMQDLNVAMDALREVILPYSAAHCHSSPGRKLSKIATLLLARNYIVLLGSSLQELRRLLGELNGPTTPRLLLPLFATPGSVFLRAPEPVRCSKYLSVALEEPDRPQYQLPPTGGALCSCVVCRLPTFLPLAPLSK; encoded by the coding sequence ATGTTAAGACTGGGACACGAGGAAGCGCAGCTGGGACCTGACCGATCGGAGCTCGCCGCTGCCAGCAGCTACAGCCAGGGGTTCTCAGAGCAGGAGCAGCCTGGAGCTGCCatgaacgcccctgggccagggGGGCAGCAGCTGCTGCGGAGCAAGATCAACAGCAGGGAACGGAGAAGGATGCAGGACCTGAATGTGGCCATGGACGCCCTGCGGGAAGTGATCCTGCCTTACTCTGCTGCCCACTGCCATAGCTCCCCTGGGAGGAAGCTCTCCAAGATTGCTACACTGCTTCTGGCCCGCAATTACATCGTGCTGCTGGGCAGCTCGCTGCAGGAGCTGCGGCGGCTCCTGGGCGAGCTCAATGGCCCCACAACTCCACGCCTCCTGCTGCCCCTCTTTGCCACTCCAGGCTCTGTCTTTCTCAGGGCTCCGGAGCCCGTGCGCTGCAGCAAGTACTTGTCTGTGGCCCTGGAGGAGCCAGACCGCCCGCAGTACCAGTTGCCACCAACAGGGGGTGCACTCTGCAGCTGTGTGGTCTGCAGGCTGCCCACGTTCCTACCCCTGGCACCGCTGTCCAAGTAA